A window of the Acanthochromis polyacanthus isolate Apoly-LR-REF ecotype Palm Island chromosome 10, KAUST_Apoly_ChrSc, whole genome shotgun sequence genome harbors these coding sequences:
- the LOC127535655 gene encoding uncharacterized protein LOC127535655 isoform X46 — MWLRSRRWSQRWLKPWRCRVTTWCVLTKRLKQPRLFFTWSLLEDCTVNATQVNTLTTQQVNTLTTQQVNTLTTQQVNTLTVQQVNTLTTQQVNTLTTQQVNTLTTQQVNTLTTQQVNTLTTQQVNTLTVQQVNTLTTQQVNTLTEQQVNTLTTQQVNTLTTQQVNTLTTQQVNTLTTQQVNTLTVQQVNTLTTQQVNTLTEQQVNTLTVQQVNTLTTQQVNTLTVQQVNTLTTQQVNTLTEQQVNTLTTQQVNTLTVQQVNTLTTQQVNTLTTQQVNTLTTQQVNTLTTQQVNTLTTQQVNTLTTQQVNTLTTQQVNTLTVQQVNTLTTQQVNTLTTQQVNTLTTQQVNTLTTQQVNTLTVQQVNTLTTQQVNTLTTQQVNTLTTQQVNTLTTQQVNTLTTQQVNTLTTQQVNTLTTQQVNTLTTQQVNTLTTQQVNTLTTQQVNTLTTQQVNTLTTQQVNTLTTQQVNTLTVQQVNTLTTQQVNTLTVQQVNTLTEQQVNTLTVQQVNTLTEQQVNTLTEQQVNTLTEQQVNTLTTQQVNTLTTQQVNTLTAPYR; from the exons ATGTGGCTGAGGAGCAGGAGGTGGTCACAGAGGTGGCTGAAACCG TGGAGATGTCGGGTCACGACATGGTGTGTTTTGACAAAACGTTTGAAGCAGCCGAGGCTCTTCTTCACATGGAGTCTCCTGGAGGACTGCACAGTGAACGcaacacaggtaaacacactgactacacaacaggtaaacacactgactacacaacaggtaaacacactgactacacaacaggtaaacacactgactgtacaacaggtaaacacactgactacacaacaggtaaacacactgactacacaacaggtaaacacactgactacacaacaggtaaacacactgactacacaacaggtaaacacactgactacacaacaggtaaacacactgactgtacaacaggtaaacacactgacTACACAACAGGTGAACACACTGACTGaacaacaggtaaacacactgactacacaacaggtaaacacactgactacacaacaggtaaacacactgactacacaacaggtaaacacactgactacacaacaggtaaacacactgactgtacaacaggtaaacacactgacTACACAACAGGTGAACACACTGACTGAACAACAGGTGAACACACTGACTGtacaacaggtaaacacactgactacacaacaggtaaacacactgactgtacaacaggtaaacacactgacTACACAACAGGTGAACACACTGACTGaacaacaggtaaacacactgactacacaacaggtaaacacactgactgtacaacaggtaaacacactgactacacaacaggtaaacacactgactacacaacaggtaaacacactgactacacaacaggtaaacacactgactacacaacaggtaaacacactgactacacaacaggtaaacacactgactacacaacaggtaaacacactgactacacaacaggtaaacacactgactgtacaacaggtaaacacactgactacacaacaggtaaacacactgactacacaacaggtaaacacactgactacacaacaggtgaacacactgactacacaacaggtaaacacactgactgtacaacaggtaaacacactgactacacaacaggtgaacacactgactacacaacaggtaaacacactgactacacaacaggtgaacacactgactacacaacaggtaaacacactgactacacaacaggtaaacacactgactacacaacaggtgaacacactgactacacaacaggtaaacacactgactacacaacaggtaaacacactgactacacaacaggtgaacacactgactacacaacaggtgaacacactgactacacaacaggtaaacacactgacTACACAACAGGTGAACACACTGACTACACAACAGGTGAACACACTGACTGTACAACAGGTGAACACACTGACTAcacaacaggtaaacacactgactgtacaacaggtaaacacactgactgaacaacag gtaaacacactgactgtacaacaggtaaacacactgactgaacaacag gtaaacacactgactgaacaacag gtaaacacactgactgaacaacaggtaaacacactgactacacaacaggtgaacacactgactacacaacaggtaaacacactgacTGCCCCATACAGGTGA
- the LOC127535655 gene encoding uncharacterized protein LOC127535655 isoform X19 codes for MWLRSRRWSQRWLKPWRCRVTTWCVLTKRLKQPRLFFTWSLLEDCTVNATQVNTLTTQQVNTLTTQQVNTLTTQQVNTLTVQQVNTLTTQQVNTLTTQQVNTLTTQQVNTLTTQQVNTLTTQQVNTLTVQQVNTLTTQQVNTLTEQQVNTLTTQQVNTLTTQQVNTLTTQQVNTLTTQQVNTLTVQQVNTLTTQQVNTLTEQQVNTLTVQQVNTLTTQQVNTLTVQQVNTLTTQQVNTLTEQQVNTLTTQQVNTLTVQQVNTLTTQQVNTLTTQQVNTLTTQQVNTLTTQQVNTLTTQQVNTLTTQQVNTLTTQQVNTLTVQQVNTLTTQQVNTLTTQQVNTLTTQQVNTLTTQQVNTLTVQQVNTLTTQQVNTLTTQQVNTLTTQQVNTLTTQQVNTLTTQQVNTLTTQQVNTLTTQQVNTLTTQQVNTLTTQQVNTLTTQQVNTLTTQQVNTLTTQQVNTLTTQQVNTLTVQQVNTLTTQQVNTLTVQQVNTLTEQQVNTLTTQQVNTLTTQQVNTLTTQQVNTLTTQQVNTLTVQQVNTLTEQQVNTLTVQQVNTLTEQQVNTLTEQQVNTLTEQQVNTLTTQQVNTLTTQQVNTLTAPYR; via the exons ATGTGGCTGAGGAGCAGGAGGTGGTCACAGAGGTGGCTGAAACCG TGGAGATGTCGGGTCACGACATGGTGTGTTTTGACAAAACGTTTGAAGCAGCCGAGGCTCTTCTTCACATGGAGTCTCCTGGAGGACTGCACAGTGAACGcaacacaggtaaacacactgactacacaacaggtaaacacactgactacacaacaggtaaacacactgactacacaacaggtaaacacactgactgtacaacaggtaaacacactgactacacaacaggtaaacacactgactacacaacaggtaaacacactgactacacaacaggtaaacacactgactacacaacaggtaaacacactgactacacaacaggtaaacacactgactgtacaacaggtaaacacactgacTACACAACAGGTGAACACACTGACTGaacaacaggtaaacacactgactacacaacaggtaaacacactgactacacaacaggtaaacacactgactacacaacaggtaaacacactgactacacaacaggtaaacacactgactgtacaacaggtaaacacactgacTACACAACAGGTGAACACACTGACTGAACAACAGGTGAACACACTGACTGtacaacaggtaaacacactgactacacaacaggtaaacacactgactgtacaacaggtaaacacactgacTACACAACAGGTGAACACACTGACTGaacaacaggtaaacacactgactacacaacaggtaaacacactgactgtacaacaggtaaacacactgactacacaacaggtaaacacactgactacacaacaggtaaacacactgactacacaacaggtaaacacactgactacacaacaggtaaacacactgactacacaacaggtaaacacactgactacacaacaggtaaacacactgactacacaacaggtaaacacactgactgtacaacaggtaaacacactgactacacaacaggtaaacacactgactacacaacaggtaaacacactgactacacaacaggtgaacacactgactacacaacaggtaaacacactgactgtacaacaggtaaacacactgactacacaacaggtgaacacactgactacacaacaggtaaacacactgactacacaacaggtgaacacactgactacacaacaggtaaacacactgactacacaacaggtaaacacactgactacacaacaggtgaacacactgactacacaacaggtaaacacactgactacacaacaggtaaacacactgactacacaacaggtgaacacactgactacacaacaggtgaacacactgactacacaacaggtaaacacactgacTACACAACAGGTGAACACACTGACTACACAACAGGTGAACACACTGACTGTACAACAGGTGAACACACTGACTAcacaacaggtaaacacactgactgtacaacaggtaaacacactgactgaacaacaggtgaacacactgactacacaacaggtgaacacactgactacacaacaggtgaacacactgactacacaacaggtaaacacactgactacacaacaggtaaacacactgactgtacaacaggtaaacacactgactgaacaacag gtaaacacactgactgtacaacaggtaaacacactgactgaacaacag gtaaacacactgactgaacaacag gtaaacacactgactgaacaacaggtaaacacactgactacacaacaggtgaacacactgactacacaacaggtaaacacactgacTGCCCCATACAGGTGA
- the LOC127535655 gene encoding uncharacterized protein LOC127535655 isoform X14, which translates to MWLRSRRWSQRWLKPWRCRVTTWCVLTKRLKQPRLFFTWSLLEDCTVNATQVNTLTTQQVNTLTTQQVNTLTTQQVNTLTVQQVNTLTTQQVNTLTTQQVNTLTTQQVNTLTTQQVNTLTTQQVNTLTVQQVNTLTTQQVNTLTEQQVNTLTTQQVNTLTTQQVNTLTTQQVNTLTTQQVNTLTVQQVNTLTTQQVNTLTEQQVNTLTVQQVNTLTTQQVNTLTVQQVNTLTTQQVNTLTEQQVNTLTTQQVNTLTVQQVNTLTTQQVNTLTTQQVNTLTTQQVNTLTTQQVNTLTTQQVNTLTTQQVNTLTTQQVNTLTVQQVNTLTTQQVNTLTTQQVNTLTTQQVNTLTTQQVNTLTVQQVNTLTTQQVNTLTTQQVNTLTTQQVNTLTTQQVNTLTTQQVNTLTTQQVNTLTTQQVNTLTTQQVNTLTTQQVNTLTTQQVNTLTTQQVNTLTTQQVNTLTTQQVNTLTVQQVNTLTTQQVNTLTVQQVNTLTEQQVNTLTTQQVNTLTTQQVNTLTTQQVNTLTTQQVNTLTVQQVNTLTEQQVNTLTVQQVNTLTEQQVNTLTEQQVNTLTTQQVNTLTEQQVNTLTTQQVNTLTTQQVNTLTAPYR; encoded by the exons ATGTGGCTGAGGAGCAGGAGGTGGTCACAGAGGTGGCTGAAACCG TGGAGATGTCGGGTCACGACATGGTGTGTTTTGACAAAACGTTTGAAGCAGCCGAGGCTCTTCTTCACATGGAGTCTCCTGGAGGACTGCACAGTGAACGcaacacaggtaaacacactgactacacaacaggtaaacacactgactacacaacaggtaaacacactgactacacaacaggtaaacacactgactgtacaacaggtaaacacactgactacacaacaggtaaacacactgactacacaacaggtaaacacactgactacacaacaggtaaacacactgactacacaacaggtaaacacactgactacacaacaggtaaacacactgactgtacaacaggtaaacacactgacTACACAACAGGTGAACACACTGACTGaacaacaggtaaacacactgactacacaacaggtaaacacactgactacacaacaggtaaacacactgactacacaacaggtaaacacactgactacacaacaggtaaacacactgactgtacaacaggtaaacacactgacTACACAACAGGTGAACACACTGACTGAACAACAGGTGAACACACTGACTGtacaacaggtaaacacactgactacacaacaggtaaacacactgactgtacaacaggtaaacacactgacTACACAACAGGTGAACACACTGACTGaacaacaggtaaacacactgactacacaacaggtaaacacactgactgtacaacaggtaaacacactgactacacaacaggtaaacacactgactacacaacaggtaaacacactgactacacaacaggtaaacacactgactacacaacaggtaaacacactgactacacaacaggtaaacacactgactacacaacaggtaaacacactgactacacaacaggtaaacacactgactgtacaacaggtaaacacactgactacacaacaggtaaacacactgactacacaacaggtaaacacactgactacacaacaggtgaacacactgactacacaacaggtaaacacactgactgtacaacaggtaaacacactgactacacaacaggtgaacacactgactacacaacaggtaaacacactgactacacaacaggtgaacacactgactacacaacaggtaaacacactgactacacaacaggtaaacacactgactacacaacaggtgaacacactgactacacaacaggtaaacacactgactacacaacaggtaaacacactgactacacaacaggtgaacacactgactacacaacaggtgaacacactgactacacaacaggtaaacacactgacTACACAACAGGTGAACACACTGACTACACAACAGGTGAACACACTGACTGTACAACAGGTGAACACACTGACTAcacaacaggtaaacacactgactgtacaacaggtaaacacactgactgaacaacaggtgaacacactgactacacaacaggtgaacacactgactacacaacaggtgaacacactgactacacaacaggtaaacacactgactacacaacaggtaaacacactgactgtacaacaggtaaacacactgactgaacaacag gtaaacacactgactgtacaacaggtaaacacactgactgaacaacag gtaaacacactgactgaacaacag gtaaacacactgactacacaacaggtaaacacactgactgaacaacaggtaaacacactgactacacaacaggtgaacacactgactacacaacaggtaaacacactgacTGCCCCATACAGGTGA
- the LOC127535655 gene encoding uncharacterized protein LOC127535655 isoform X43, giving the protein MWLRSRRWSQRWLKPWRCRVTTWCVLTKRLKQPRLFFTWSLLEDCTVNATQVNTLTTQQVNTLTTQQVNTLTTQQVNTLTVQQVNTLTTQQVNTLTTQQVNTLTTQQVNTLTTQQVNTLTTQQVNTLTVQQVNTLTTQQVNTLTEQQVNTLTTQQVNTLTTQQVNTLTTQQVNTLTTQQVNTLTVQQVNTLTTQQVNTLTEQQVNTLTVQQVNTLTTQQVNTLTVQQVNTLTTQQVNTLTEQQVNTLTTQQVNTLTVQQVNTLTTQQVNTLTTQQVNTLTTQQVNTLTTQQVNTLTTQQVNTLTTQQVNTLTTQQVNTLTVQQVNTLTTQQVNTLTTQQVNTLTTQQVNTLTTQQVNTLTVQQVNTLTTQQVNTLTTQQVNTLTTQQVNTLTTQQVNTLTTQQVNTLTTQQVNTLTTQQVNTLTTQQVNTLTTQQVNTLTTQQVNTLTTQQVNTLTTQQVNTLTTQQVNTLTVQQVNTLTTQQVNTLTVQQVNTLTEQQVNTLTEQQVNTLTEQQVNTLTTQQVNTLTEQQVNTLTTQQVNTLTTQQVNTLTAPYR; this is encoded by the exons ATGTGGCTGAGGAGCAGGAGGTGGTCACAGAGGTGGCTGAAACCG TGGAGATGTCGGGTCACGACATGGTGTGTTTTGACAAAACGTTTGAAGCAGCCGAGGCTCTTCTTCACATGGAGTCTCCTGGAGGACTGCACAGTGAACGcaacacaggtaaacacactgactacacaacaggtaaacacactgactacacaacaggtaaacacactgactacacaacaggtaaacacactgactgtacaacaggtaaacacactgactacacaacaggtaaacacactgactacacaacaggtaaacacactgactacacaacaggtaaacacactgactacacaacaggtaaacacactgactacacaacaggtaaacacactgactgtacaacaggtaaacacactgacTACACAACAGGTGAACACACTGACTGaacaacaggtaaacacactgactacacaacaggtaaacacactgactacacaacaggtaaacacactgactacacaacaggtaaacacactgactacacaacaggtaaacacactgactgtacaacaggtaaacacactgacTACACAACAGGTGAACACACTGACTGAACAACAGGTGAACACACTGACTGtacaacaggtaaacacactgactacacaacaggtaaacacactgactgtacaacaggtaaacacactgacTACACAACAGGTGAACACACTGACTGaacaacaggtaaacacactgactacacaacaggtaaacacactgactgtacaacaggtaaacacactgactacacaacaggtaaacacactgactacacaacaggtaaacacactgactacacaacaggtaaacacactgactacacaacaggtaaacacactgactacacaacaggtaaacacactgactacacaacaggtaaacacactgactacacaacaggtaaacacactgactgtacaacaggtaaacacactgactacacaacaggtaaacacactgactacacaacaggtaaacacactgactacacaacaggtgaacacactgactacacaacaggtaaacacactgactgtacaacaggtaaacacactgactacacaacaggtgaacacactgactacacaacaggtaaacacactgactacacaacaggtgaacacactgactacacaacaggtaaacacactgactacacaacaggtaaacacactgactacacaacaggtgaacacactgactacacaacaggtaaacacactgactacacaacaggtaaacacactgactacacaacaggtgaacacactgactacacaacaggtgaacacactgactacacaacaggtaaacacactgacTACACAACAGGTGAACACACTGACTACACAACAGGTGAACACACTGACTGTACAACAGGTGAACACACTGACTAcacaacaggtaaacacactgactgtacaacaggtaaacacactgactgaacaacag gtaaacacactgactgaacaacag gtaaacacactgactgaacaacag gtaaacacactgactacacaacaggtaaacacactgactgaacaacaggtaaacacactgactacacaacaggtgaacacactgactacacaacaggtaaacacactgacTGCCCCATACAGGTGA
- the LOC127535655 gene encoding uncharacterized protein LOC127535655 isoform X17 has protein sequence MWLRSRRWSQRWLKPWRCRVTTWCVLTKRLKQPRLFFTWSLLEDCTVNATQVNTLTTQQVNTLTTQQVNTLTTQQVNTLTVQQVNTLTTQQVNTLTTQQVNTLTTQQVNTLTTQQVNTLTTQQVNTLTVQQVNTLTTQQVNTLTEQQVNTLTTQQVNTLTTQQVNTLTTQQVNTLTTQQVNTLTVQQVNTLTTQQVNTLTEQQVNTLTVQQVNTLTTQQVNTLTVQQVNTLTTQQVNTLTEQQVNTLTTQQVNTLTVQQVNTLTTQQVNTLTTQQVNTLTTQQVNTLTTQQVNTLTTQQVNTLTTQQVNTLTTQQVNTLTVQQVNTLTTQQVNTLTTQQVNTLTTQQVNTLTTQQVNTLTVQQVNTLTTQQVNTLTTQQVNTLTTQQVNTLTTQQVNTLTTQQVNTLTTQQVNTLTTQQVNTLTTQQVNTLTTQQVNTLTTQQVNTLTTQQVNTLTTQQVNTLTTQQVNTLTVQQVNTLTTQQVNTLTVQQVNTLTEQQVNTLTTQQVNTLTTQQVNTLTTQQVNTLTTQQVNTLTVQQVNTLTEQQVNTLTEQQVNTLTEQQVNTLTTQQVNTLTEQQVNTLTTQQVNTLTTQQVNTLTAPYR, from the exons ATGTGGCTGAGGAGCAGGAGGTGGTCACAGAGGTGGCTGAAACCG TGGAGATGTCGGGTCACGACATGGTGTGTTTTGACAAAACGTTTGAAGCAGCCGAGGCTCTTCTTCACATGGAGTCTCCTGGAGGACTGCACAGTGAACGcaacacaggtaaacacactgactacacaacaggtaaacacactgactacacaacaggtaaacacactgactacacaacaggtaaacacactgactgtacaacaggtaaacacactgactacacaacaggtaaacacactgactacacaacaggtaaacacactgactacacaacaggtaaacacactgactacacaacaggtaaacacactgactacacaacaggtaaacacactgactgtacaacaggtaaacacactgacTACACAACAGGTGAACACACTGACTGaacaacaggtaaacacactgactacacaacaggtaaacacactgactacacaacaggtaaacacactgactacacaacaggtaaacacactgactacacaacaggtaaacacactgactgtacaacaggtaaacacactgacTACACAACAGGTGAACACACTGACTGAACAACAGGTGAACACACTGACTGtacaacaggtaaacacactgactacacaacaggtaaacacactgactgtacaacaggtaaacacactgacTACACAACAGGTGAACACACTGACTGaacaacaggtaaacacactgactacacaacaggtaaacacactgactgtacaacaggtaaacacactgactacacaacaggtaaacacactgactacacaacaggtaaacacactgactacacaacaggtaaacacactgactacacaacaggtaaacacactgactacacaacaggtaaacacactgactacacaacaggtaaacacactgactacacaacaggtaaacacactgactgtacaacaggtaaacacactgactacacaacaggtaaacacactgactacacaacaggtaaacacactgactacacaacaggtgaacacactgactacacaacaggtaaacacactgactgtacaacaggtaaacacactgactacacaacaggtgaacacactgactacacaacaggtaaacacactgactacacaacaggtgaacacactgactacacaacaggtaaacacactgactacacaacaggtaaacacactgactacacaacaggtgaacacactgactacacaacaggtaaacacactgactacacaacaggtaaacacactgactacacaacaggtgaacacactgactacacaacaggtgaacacactgactacacaacaggtaaacacactgacTACACAACAGGTGAACACACTGACTACACAACAGGTGAACACACTGACTGTACAACAGGTGAACACACTGACTAcacaacaggtaaacacactgactgtacaacaggtaaacacactgactgaacaacaggtgaacacactgactacacaacaggtgaacacactgactacacaacaggtgaacacactgactacacaacaggtaaacacactgactacacaacaggtaaacacactgactgtacaacaggtaaacacactgactgaacaacag gtaaacacactgactgaacaacag gtaaacacactgactgaacaacag gtaaacacactgactacacaacaggtaaacacactgactgaacaacaggtaaacacactgactacacaacaggtgaacacactgactacacaacaggtaaacacactgacTGCCCCATACAGGTGA
- the LOC127535655 gene encoding uncharacterized protein LOC127535655 isoform X21, with amino-acid sequence MWLRSRRWSQRWLKPWRCRVTTWCVLTKRLKQPRLFFTWSLLEDCTVNATQVNTLTTQQVNTLTTQQVNTLTTQQVNTLTVQQVNTLTTQQVNTLTTQQVNTLTTQQVNTLTTQQVNTLTTQQVNTLTVQQVNTLTTQQVNTLTEQQVNTLTTQQVNTLTTQQVNTLTTQQVNTLTTQQVNTLTVQQVNTLTTQQVNTLTEQQVNTLTVQQVNTLTTQQVNTLTVQQVNTLTTQQVNTLTEQQVNTLTTQQVNTLTVQQVNTLTTQQVNTLTTQQVNTLTTQQVNTLTTQQVNTLTTQQVNTLTTQQVNTLTTQQVNTLTVQQVNTLTTQQVNTLTTQQVNTLTTQQVNTLTTQQVNTLTVQQVNTLTTQQVNTLTTQQVNTLTTQQVNTLTTQQVNTLTTQQVNTLTTQQVNTLTTQQVNTLTTQQVNTLTTQQVNTLTTQQVNTLTTQQVNTLTTQQVNTLTTQQVNTLTVQQVNTLTTQQVNTLTVQQVNTLTEQQVNTLTEQQVNTLTVQQVNTLTEQQVNTLTTQQVNTLTEQQVNTLTTQQVNTLTTQQVNTLTTQQVNTLTEQQVNTLTTQQVNTLTTQQVNTLTAPYR; translated from the exons ATGTGGCTGAGGAGCAGGAGGTGGTCACAGAGGTGGCTGAAACCG TGGAGATGTCGGGTCACGACATGGTGTGTTTTGACAAAACGTTTGAAGCAGCCGAGGCTCTTCTTCACATGGAGTCTCCTGGAGGACTGCACAGTGAACGcaacacaggtaaacacactgactacacaacaggtaaacacactgactacacaacaggtaaacacactgactacacaacaggtaaacacactgactgtacaacaggtaaacacactgactacacaacaggtaaacacactgactacacaacaggtaaacacactgactacacaacaggtaaacacactgactacacaacaggtaaacacactgactacacaacaggtaaacacactgactgtacaacaggtaaacacactgacTACACAACAGGTGAACACACTGACTGaacaacaggtaaacacactgactacacaacaggtaaacacactgactacacaacaggtaaacacactgactacacaacaggtaaacacactgactacacaacaggtaaacacactgactgtacaacaggtaaacacactgacTACACAACAGGTGAACACACTGACTGAACAACAGGTGAACACACTGACTGtacaacaggtaaacacactgactacacaacaggtaaacacactgactgtacaacaggtaaacacactgacTACACAACAGGTGAACACACTGACTGaacaacaggtaaacacactgactacacaacaggtaaacacactgactgtacaacaggtaaacacactgactacacaacaggtaaacacactgactacacaacaggtaaacacactgactacacaacaggtaaacacactgactacacaacaggtaaacacactgactacacaacaggtaaacacactgactacacaacaggtaaacacactgactacacaacaggtaaacacactgactgtacaacaggtaaacacactgactacacaacaggtaaacacactgactacacaacaggtaaacacactgactacacaacaggtgaacacactgactacacaacaggtaaacacactgactgtacaacaggtaaacacactgactacacaacaggtgaacacactgactacacaacaggtaaacacactgactacacaacaggtgaacacactgactacacaacaggtaaacacactgactacacaacaggtaaacacactgactacacaacaggtgaacacactgactacacaacaggtaaacacactgactacacaacaggtaaacacactgactacacaacaggtgaacacactgactacacaacaggtgaacacactgactacacaacaggtaaacacactgacTACACAACAGGTGAACACACTGACTACACAACAGGTGAACACACTGACTGTACAACAGGTGAACACACTGACTAcacaacaggtaaacacactgactgtacaacaggtaaacacactgactgaacaacag gtaaacacactgactgaacaacag gtaaacacactgactgtacaacaggtaaacacactgactgaacaacag gtgaacacactgactacacaacaggtaaacacactgactgaacaacaggtaaacacactgactacacaacaggtgaacacactgactacacaacaggtaaacacactgactacacaacaggtaaacacactgactgaacaacaggtaaacacactgactacacaacaggtgaacacactgactacacaacaggtaaacacactgacTGCCCCATACAGGTGA